In Thermosynechococcus sichuanensis E542, a single genomic region encodes these proteins:
- a CDS encoding cytochrome c oxidase subunit 3: MQGTVDSQATTIVVDHAHEHPDFRVLGLLIFLISESLMFGGLFAAYLLLRGMHEQWPPDDTEVELLLPTINTLILISSSFVIHYGDLAIKKDDVRAMRKWYWLTAAMGAVFLGGQVYEYLTLGYGLRTNVFANCFYVMTGFHGLHVFVGILLILGVIWRSRRPGHYNAHKHTGVAMAEIYWHFVDVIWIILFILLYILTRF; the protein is encoded by the coding sequence ATGCAAGGTACTGTTGACTCTCAAGCCACGACCATAGTCGTTGATCATGCCCATGAGCATCCTGATTTTCGGGTCTTAGGGTTGCTGATCTTCCTCATTTCTGAGTCCCTGATGTTTGGTGGCCTTTTTGCGGCCTATTTACTTCTGCGGGGCATGCATGAGCAATGGCCTCCTGACGACACGGAGGTGGAACTGCTCTTGCCGACTATTAACACCCTCATCCTTATCTCCAGTAGCTTTGTCATCCACTACGGCGATCTTGCCATCAAAAAGGATGATGTCCGCGCCATGCGCAAATGGTACTGGCTCACGGCGGCGATGGGAGCGGTGTTCCTTGGGGGGCAAGTTTATGAGTACCTCACCCTCGGCTACGGCCTGCGCACCAATGTCTTTGCCAACTGCTTTTATGTGATGACAGGCTTCCATGGCCTCCATGTCTTTGTGGGAATTTTGCTCATTTTGGGGGTGATCTGGCGATCGCGCCGCCCGGGACATTACAACGCCCACAAGCATACCGGGGTGGCCATGGCAGAGATCTACTGGCACTTTGTGGATGTGATCTGGATTATCCTTTTCATACTGTTGTACATTCTGACTCGCTTTTAG
- a CDS encoding DUF4079 domain-containing protein, whose protein sequence is MFLNLKDIILLLHPILACTFVFPVIGITTFFALQTRQRRLKETTSIPATVGHLHRKLGNLLAAGVIGITLVALAYSVVFGFQGFLMQAENNTLQPLSVVLVALMFIVTIAATALLYRAQSKRWRAVFATLSGMGVIILAFQPGVFRRDDEWWVSHFYFGLAAVILMIFSVAIVREIYQDRSLTWRRIHIGLNSLALILFLLQGITGTRDLLEIPLSWQAPVVYQCNFDPRSPQFKTCP, encoded by the coding sequence ATGTTTCTCAACCTCAAAGACATTATTTTGCTGTTGCATCCCATCTTGGCCTGCACATTTGTTTTTCCTGTGATTGGTATCACCACGTTTTTTGCACTGCAAACGCGGCAGCGGCGCCTCAAAGAAACTACCTCAATTCCTGCCACAGTTGGCCATCTACACAGGAAATTGGGCAATCTCTTGGCTGCGGGCGTGATTGGCATCACATTGGTGGCCTTGGCCTATTCAGTGGTGTTTGGGTTTCAGGGCTTCTTAATGCAAGCGGAGAACAACACGCTGCAACCGCTCTCTGTTGTCCTAGTGGCGTTGATGTTTATTGTCACCATTGCAGCAACAGCGCTTCTGTATCGCGCTCAATCCAAGCGATGGCGTGCTGTCTTTGCCACGCTCTCAGGGATGGGGGTGATCATTTTGGCCTTTCAGCCAGGGGTCTTTCGCCGCGATGACGAGTGGTGGGTTTCCCACTTTTACTTTGGCTTAGCGGCTGTGATACTGATGATCTTTTCTGTGGCCATTGTGCGAGAGATTTACCAAGATCGATCGCTCACGTGGCGGCGGATTCATATTGGCTTAAATTCCCTTGCGTTGATTTTGTTTCTCTTGCAGGGAATTACGGGTACCCGTGACCTCTTAGAAATTCCCTTGAGTTGGCAAGCACCCGTGGTCTATCAGTGCAACTTTGATCCGCGATCGCCCCAGTTCAAGACCTGTCCCTAA
- a CDS encoding ABC transporter ATP-binding protein, with protein sequence MTARILEVESLSVHYGGICALRDVSLWIEAGECITLVGANGAGKTTLLRAISKLVPSEGIIRFAGQSIAGRSPHELVRLGIAHCPEGRQVLARQTVRDNLLLGAYCRQDEAQITQDLEEQLKRFPRLRERQHQLAGTLSGGEQQMLAIARALMSRPRLLLLDEPSLGLAPNLVREIFAILAQLRQQGMTMLLVEQNAHLALQLGDRGYVLEAGQVTLSGRAAALLNDPRVQQAYLG encoded by the coding sequence ATGACTGCGCGCATTTTGGAAGTTGAGTCCCTGAGTGTCCACTACGGTGGCATTTGTGCTCTGCGAGACGTGAGTTTGTGGATTGAAGCCGGAGAGTGCATTACCCTTGTGGGTGCCAATGGTGCTGGCAAAACCACCCTCCTGCGTGCCATCTCTAAACTCGTTCCCAGTGAAGGTATCATTCGCTTTGCGGGTCAATCCATTGCAGGGCGATCGCCCCATGAATTAGTGAGGCTGGGCATTGCCCATTGTCCGGAGGGGCGTCAGGTTCTCGCCCGCCAAACCGTACGCGACAATCTTCTTCTCGGTGCCTACTGTCGTCAAGATGAGGCGCAGATTACCCAAGACCTTGAAGAGCAACTCAAGCGCTTTCCCAGACTACGAGAACGGCAACACCAACTGGCGGGAACCCTCAGTGGCGGTGAGCAACAAATGCTGGCGATCGCCCGTGCCCTGATGAGTCGTCCTCGCTTACTGCTCCTTGATGAACCCAGTTTAGGCTTAGCCCCCAATCTTGTGCGGGAAATTTTTGCCATCTTGGCGCAACTGCGGCAACAGGGGATGACAATGCTGCTGGTGGAGCAAAATGCTCACCTTGCCTTGCAATTGGGCGATCGCGGTTATGTGCTTGAAGCGGGTCAAGTGACCCTCAGCGGTAGGGCAGCAGCTCTCCTGAATGATCCACGGGTTCAGCAAGCCTACCTTGGTTAA
- a CDS encoding putative bifunctional diguanylate cyclase/phosphodiesterase, with translation MPSINLLLIENIPQSGEILYPHLAEIDDICYQVHTCLYSHLTPGVVAQAKPNLLVLIAQGDHVLKEVQTLQERYPQLPLVVIDPSDRPDLATQVLHHGAQDYLSLQELTPNLLARSFRHAIDRHQVEQQLLRQAQYDRLLVQITQHIHQSLELATILETAVKDVRELLGCDRVLIYRFLEDWRGIMDVEAVVPPWLSALGDVVGDSCFTERYIEAYKRGRIHVVNNLETADVAPCYRDLLTHYQVKANLVVPIVVEGRLWGLLICHQCAHPRNWQDSEIELMKQISTQLAIAILQAELYQKAQREIQERKEIEAQLLYQARHDRLTHLPNRWLFEEQVRLTLSHAAEHPDFHYAVLCLDLDRFKTLNDSLGHSIGDLFLQAFAKRLSRCVSPQDVVARLGGDEFAVLLNDIQGLEQAQAIAQRLRERLSHPFEIDHYTLYSTVSIGLVMGDAYYRSSEELLRDADMAMYHAKTKGHNRIDVFDPVMLQQVRDRLHLEVELRQAIEQGDFALYYQPIVNLRSQSLRGFEALLRWQKGDTLISPDVFIPVAEETGLIFELSRWVLHNACEQLQQWQQRYPKLQSVGFTMSINLSANQFSLPTLVSEIQQTLGHHHLAGQFLKIEITESTLMQHLDSACEILAELKAMGVRINIDDFGTGYSSLSYLRNLPLDGIKIDRSFISQMDRSQEDLEVVHTILVLARNLHLDCIAEGIENTTQLQLLRSLRCPSGQGYLFAPPLTPHKAEVYLQEHIL, from the coding sequence TTGCCATCCATAAACTTATTACTGATTGAAAACATCCCCCAATCGGGTGAAATTTTATATCCCCATCTCGCAGAGATTGATGACATTTGCTATCAAGTTCACACCTGCCTGTATTCGCATTTAACCCCCGGTGTGGTCGCTCAGGCCAAACCGAATCTCCTTGTTCTCATTGCTCAAGGGGATCACGTTCTTAAAGAAGTGCAAACGCTCCAGGAACGTTATCCACAGTTGCCCTTGGTTGTGATTGATCCTAGCGATCGCCCTGATCTTGCAACTCAAGTACTCCATCATGGTGCTCAGGATTATCTAAGTCTTCAGGAACTCACTCCCAACTTGCTAGCGCGTAGTTTCCGCCATGCCATTGATCGCCATCAGGTGGAACAGCAACTGCTGCGCCAAGCCCAGTACGATCGCCTGCTCGTGCAAATTACCCAGCACATTCACCAATCCCTTGAGCTTGCAACAATTCTCGAAACTGCCGTCAAGGATGTGCGGGAACTCCTTGGCTGCGATCGCGTGCTGATCTATCGTTTCCTCGAAGATTGGCGCGGCATTATGGATGTTGAAGCTGTCGTTCCCCCTTGGTTATCGGCCCTTGGGGATGTGGTGGGGGATTCTTGTTTTACGGAGCGCTACATCGAAGCCTACAAGCGCGGTCGCATCCATGTCGTGAATAACTTAGAGACAGCCGATGTTGCCCCCTGCTATCGCGATCTGCTAACGCACTATCAGGTCAAGGCCAATCTGGTGGTACCGATTGTTGTTGAAGGGCGGCTCTGGGGGTTGCTCATCTGTCATCAATGCGCCCATCCCCGCAACTGGCAAGACAGTGAAATTGAACTGATGAAGCAAATTTCAACCCAGTTGGCGATCGCCATCCTGCAGGCGGAACTCTATCAAAAAGCCCAAAGGGAAATTCAAGAGCGCAAAGAAATCGAAGCCCAACTCCTTTACCAAGCTCGCCATGACCGCCTCACCCATTTACCCAATCGCTGGCTCTTTGAGGAGCAGGTGCGCCTTACCCTCAGCCATGCCGCAGAACACCCCGACTTCCACTACGCCGTTCTCTGTTTGGATTTAGATCGTTTCAAGACCCTCAACGACAGTCTGGGGCACTCCATTGGCGATTTGTTCCTGCAAGCCTTTGCCAAGCGGCTCAGTCGTTGTGTCAGTCCTCAAGATGTCGTAGCCCGTTTAGGTGGTGATGAATTTGCTGTGTTGCTCAATGACATTCAGGGGCTAGAACAGGCTCAGGCCATTGCCCAAAGGCTGCGGGAGCGTCTCAGTCACCCCTTTGAAATAGATCACTACACCCTCTACAGCACTGTGAGTATTGGCTTAGTGATGGGGGATGCCTACTACAGGAGTAGTGAAGAACTTTTGCGGGATGCCGACATGGCTATGTACCACGCCAAAACCAAAGGACACAATCGCATAGATGTCTTTGATCCCGTCATGCTGCAACAGGTGCGCGATCGCCTGCATTTAGAAGTCGAACTGCGGCAAGCCATTGAACAGGGTGACTTTGCCCTATACTATCAGCCGATTGTGAATCTCCGTAGCCAATCGCTGCGGGGTTTTGAGGCACTGCTCCGCTGGCAAAAGGGGGACACGCTCATTTCCCCTGATGTATTTATTCCCGTTGCTGAAGAAACGGGGCTGATTTTTGAACTCTCCCGCTGGGTTTTGCACAATGCCTGTGAACAGTTGCAGCAGTGGCAACAGCGTTATCCCAAGCTTCAGTCCGTGGGCTTTACGATGAGTATCAATCTGTCAGCCAATCAATTTTCGTTGCCTACCCTTGTCTCTGAGATTCAGCAGACCCTTGGACATCATCATTTAGCCGGTCAATTTCTCAAAATCGAAATTACTGAGAGTACCTTGATGCAGCACTTGGACTCTGCCTGCGAAATTCTCGCCGAGCTGAAGGCGATGGGCGTGCGCATTAACATTGATGACTTTGGTACTGGGTACTCCTCCCTGAGCTATTTGCGCAATCTGCCTCTCGATGGCATTAAAATTGACCGCTCTTTCATTTCCCAAATGGATCGCAGCCAAGAAGACCTAGAAGTGGTACACACGATTTTGGTTCTGGCGCGCAACCTCCACCTTGATTGCATTGCCGAGGGCATTGAAAACACCACTCAACTGCAACTCTTGCGATCGCTGCGCTGTCCCTCTGGCCAAGGCTATCTTTTTGCTCCTCCTCTTACTCCGCACAAGGCCGAAGTTTACCTCCAAGAGCACATTCTCTAA
- a CDS encoding zinc ribbon domain-containing protein, giving the protein MRRLRQGWRAFWRRSRLVNDEPLNRVSLIVIILVDIFILINVFSGLSEISNWPLSPSAAQPCYAPWQAYRQDTASDREIRFLEQQITLDSPPQSFVERLQESSKGRLGTISATCFTYAEYQDAVNRPAHRERLKQRQEKQAQIQTLEATNARIREEYDSTLLEQLAGQPPDQSINLVEAAKAKATLEANNRQIAALKTEIAALEQLILQEPDSQAFLKFLAEEATFAQLENQYQRSQFWYPSLQFVLQVLFLLPLIAIALLVHRFADRRRYGLLALMSWHLLVIFLIPLVLKIFELLQVGALFEWLSNVILALFGGLLFLVSYLYILLIPALGFGIIKVAQALFLNPQRQAAGRIQKHRCVRCGKRLRDLDQHCPHCGYLQWMPCPSCQQPTYRHLPYCRHCGASTRSSL; this is encoded by the coding sequence ATGCGACGGCTCAGGCAAGGGTGGCGAGCATTTTGGCGGCGATCGCGCCTTGTCAATGACGAACCCCTCAATCGGGTGAGTCTGATTGTCATTATCTTGGTGGATATTTTTATCCTCATCAATGTCTTTAGTGGCCTCAGCGAAATTAGCAATTGGCCTTTGAGTCCCAGTGCAGCGCAGCCCTGTTATGCCCCTTGGCAAGCCTATCGCCAAGACACCGCCAGCGATCGCGAGATTCGTTTTCTAGAGCAGCAAATTACCCTTGATTCCCCGCCTCAAAGCTTTGTCGAACGCTTACAGGAGAGCAGCAAAGGAAGATTGGGAACAATCTCAGCCACTTGCTTTACCTATGCAGAATATCAGGACGCTGTCAACCGCCCCGCCCATCGAGAGCGACTCAAGCAACGACAGGAAAAGCAAGCGCAAATTCAAACCCTTGAGGCCACCAATGCCCGCATTCGTGAAGAGTACGACTCGACGCTGTTGGAGCAGCTTGCGGGGCAACCCCCGGATCAATCCATTAACTTAGTGGAGGCAGCTAAGGCCAAAGCCACCCTTGAGGCAAACAACCGCCAGATTGCCGCTCTCAAAACTGAGATTGCCGCCCTAGAACAGCTCATTCTCCAAGAACCCGATAGCCAAGCCTTCTTGAAATTTTTGGCAGAGGAGGCCACCTTTGCCCAGCTTGAGAACCAATATCAGCGCTCTCAGTTTTGGTATCCCAGTCTCCAATTTGTTTTGCAAGTCCTCTTTTTATTACCCCTAATTGCGATTGCACTGCTGGTACATCGTTTTGCCGATCGCCGTCGCTATGGTCTGCTTGCCCTCATGAGCTGGCACCTGCTGGTAATCTTCTTGATTCCCTTAGTGCTGAAAATCTTTGAATTGTTGCAGGTGGGGGCACTCTTTGAGTGGCTTTCTAATGTCATTCTTGCCCTCTTTGGCGGTCTGCTTTTTTTGGTCAGCTACCTCTATATCCTGCTGATTCCAGCGCTGGGGTTTGGCATTATCAAGGTGGCGCAAGCCCTTTTTCTCAATCCGCAGCGACAGGCAGCAGGGCGGATTCAAAAACACCGCTGTGTCCGCTGTGGCAAACGCTTGCGGGATCTGGATCAACACTGTCCCCACTGTGGTTATTTGCAGTGGATGCCCTGTCCCAGTTGTCAGCAGCCCACCTATCGCCATTTGCCCTATTGTCGTCACTGCGGTGCTTCGACCCGTTCTTCTCTCTAG
- the trpS gene encoding tryptophan--tRNA ligase — MTKKRVLSGVQPTGSLHLGNYLGAIRNWVAGQADYENYFCVVDLHAITVPHDPAELAANTYTVAALYLACGIDPAHATIFVQSHVSAHAELTWLLNCITPLNWLEDMIQFKEKAVKQGENVAAGLLDYPVLMAADILLYDADLVPVGEDQKQHLELTRDIAARVNYLFARNQPPILKLPEPLIAKAGARVMSLTDGTKKMSKSDPSELSRINLLDSPDEIRKKIKRCKTDSIRGLTFDDPDRPEANNLLSLYQVLTGKTKEAVAAECADMGWGQFKPLLTDAVIATLEPIQQRYNEIMADPSYLKDLLKKGQEQAASVANATLERVKLAFGFTLP, encoded by the coding sequence GTGACCAAAAAACGGGTGCTTTCCGGAGTACAGCCCACCGGTAGCTTGCATTTGGGGAATTATCTCGGCGCAATTCGCAACTGGGTGGCAGGTCAAGCGGACTATGAAAACTATTTTTGCGTCGTTGATTTACACGCCATTACCGTCCCCCACGATCCCGCAGAACTCGCAGCCAATACCTATACAGTGGCTGCCCTCTATTTAGCCTGTGGTATTGACCCCGCCCACGCCACCATTTTTGTGCAATCCCACGTCAGCGCCCACGCCGAACTTACTTGGTTACTCAACTGTATTACCCCCCTCAACTGGCTGGAGGACATGATCCAGTTCAAGGAAAAAGCGGTCAAACAGGGGGAAAACGTTGCAGCGGGACTGCTGGACTATCCTGTGCTGATGGCCGCAGATATTTTGCTCTACGATGCCGATCTTGTCCCTGTAGGGGAAGATCAAAAACAGCATTTGGAACTCACCCGCGATATTGCCGCCCGTGTGAACTACCTCTTTGCCCGCAACCAACCCCCTATTCTGAAGTTGCCGGAACCCTTGATTGCCAAGGCGGGAGCACGGGTGATGAGTCTCACGGACGGCACCAAGAAAATGTCCAAGTCCGACCCATCAGAACTGAGTCGCATTAACCTTTTGGACTCGCCGGATGAGATTCGCAAGAAAATCAAACGCTGCAAGACGGACTCAATTCGTGGCCTAACCTTTGACGATCCCGATCGCCCCGAAGCTAATAACCTACTCAGCCTCTATCAGGTGCTCACAGGAAAAACCAAAGAGGCAGTGGCGGCAGAATGTGCCGATATGGGCTGGGGACAGTTTAAGCCCTTACTCACGGATGCGGTGATTGCCACCCTCGAGCCAATTCAACAGCGCTACAACGAGATTATGGCGGATCCCAGCTACCTCAAGGATCTGCTGAAAAAAGGTCAAGAGCAGGCGGCGAGTGTCGCCAATGCCACCTTAGAGCGGGTCAAACTTGCCTTTGGGTTTACACTGCCGTGA